In Anticarsia gemmatalis isolate Benzon Research Colony breed Stoneville strain chromosome 4, ilAntGemm2 primary, whole genome shotgun sequence, one DNA window encodes the following:
- the LOC142987896 gene encoding E3 ubiquitin-protein ligase RNF185-like, translated as MAETSEARASASAPGGDAGGEEDKHDERMLECNICLDTARDAVVSMCGHLFCWPCLHQWLETRPSRQVCPVCKAAISRDKVIPLYGRGNTKQEDPRNKVPPRPAGQRTEPENNSGFPGFGFGEGFHMSFGIGAFPFGVFTSTFNFGDPRPSAAPRGTAQYEEEQFLSKIFLWVAILFVLWLIFA; from the exons ATGGCCGAGACGAGCGAAGCGCGGGCAAGCGCGTCAGCGCCAGGCGGCGACGCTGGCGGCGAGGAAGACAAACATGACGAACGTATGCTGGAGTGCAACATCTGCCTGGATACGGCCCGTGACGCCGTCGTCAGCATGTGTGGACACCTCTTCTG CTGGCCTTGCCTACACCAGTGGTTGGAGACACGGCCGTCGCGGCAGGTGTGTCCGGTGTGCAAGGCGGCCATCAGTCGTGACAAAGTGATACCGCTGTACGGTAGAGGCAACACTAAACAGGAGGATCCTAGGAATAAG GTGCCCCCTCGGCCGGCGGGCCAGCGCACAGAGCCGGAGAACAACAGCGGGTTCCCAGGGTTCGGCTTCGGCGAGGGCTTCCACATGTCCTTCGGCATCGGCGCCTTCCCCTTCGGCGTGTTCACCTCCACTTTTAACTTCGGAGACCCTAGACCCAGTGCCG CTCCCCGAGGCACAGCGCAATACGAAGAAGAACAATTTCTATCTAAGATATTTCTATGGGTGGCCATATTGTTTGTGCTGTGGCTGATCTTCGCATGA